A genome region from Nocardia sp. NBC_01730 includes the following:
- a CDS encoding TetR/AcrR family transcriptional regulator codes for MPRNGTRIPYQEAARELLRTSVLDAMRELLTERDWSKITLGDVAARAGVSRQTLYNEFGSRNGLAQAYALRLADDLVDHVDAAITGNVGDARAAFREGMADFFLDAAADPLVRSLLAGEVKLDLLRLITLDAGPLLDHATERLSLAFQRSWVAATDTESDVIAHALVRIALSYIPTPPGPGRDAPEELSALLTPYVEAILAARVQS; via the coding sequence ATGCCGCGCAACGGAACCAGGATTCCCTACCAGGAGGCCGCACGGGAACTCCTGCGCACGTCGGTCCTGGACGCGATGCGCGAGCTGCTCACCGAGCGCGACTGGTCCAAGATCACGCTCGGTGATGTCGCCGCGAGGGCCGGAGTGAGCAGGCAGACGCTCTACAACGAGTTCGGCTCGCGCAACGGCCTCGCCCAGGCGTATGCGTTGCGTTTGGCCGACGATCTGGTCGACCACGTCGACGCGGCGATCACCGGCAATGTCGGTGATGCCCGCGCCGCGTTCCGCGAGGGGATGGCCGACTTCTTCCTCGACGCGGCTGCCGACCCGCTGGTGCGGTCGCTGCTCGCGGGCGAGGTGAAGCTGGATCTGCTGCGGCTGATCACCCTCGATGCCGGGCCGCTGCTCGACCATGCGACCGAGCGGCTTTCGCTCGCGTTCCAGCGCAGTTGGGTGGCGGCGACGGACACCGAATCGGACGTCATCGCGCACGCGCTGGTGCGCATAGCGCTGAGCTACATTCCCACCCCGCCCGGCCCGGGACGGGATGCCCCGGAGGAGTTGAGCGCGCTGCTCACCCCGTACGTCGAGGCGATCCTGGCGGCGCGGGTGCAGAGCTGA
- a CDS encoding rubredoxin, with product MRGGGRETGGPEYKLYQCIQCGFEYDEAEGWPDDGIAPGTRWDDIPDDWTCPDCGAAKADFFMVEIERS from the coding sequence ATGAGGGGTGGCGGCCGGGAGACGGGTGGGCCCGAATACAAGCTCTATCAATGCATCCAGTGCGGCTTCGAATACGACGAGGCCGAGGGTTGGCCGGACGACGGGATCGCGCCGGGAACCCGCTGGGACGACATTCCGGACGACTGGACCTGCCCCGATTGCGGAGCCGCCAAGGCCGACTTCTTCATGGTCGAGATCGAGCGGTCGTGA